CGATCCTGGCGCCGGGTCATAAAGTGAAAGTGCGCGGGAGACTGCGATCGGTCAAGGCCGGCGTGAAAGCGCTTCGCGTCGGCGGGACGTTCGAGGTTTTGGCCGAATCGATCGAGCCACTCGAGCACTAGCAATTGGAAATCTCGTAAAGCCGCGCTGCGTTGGGGCGGGCTCGTACAAAAGGATTGCAAATGGCTGACGAAGAGAGATCGGAAAGAGGCGGGGACCGACCCCGCACCGAGGGTGGCGGAGGACGCTACGGCGGACCGCGCCCGGATGATCGCGGTGAAGGCCGCGGCGGCGATAGCCGCGGCGGGATGCGCCGGCGTCCCGGCGGGCGGCGCAAAGTATGCCGCTTCTGCGCGGAAAAATCGCTCAAGGTCGATTACAAGGACGTCCGCACACTGGCCAGCTTCATCACCGAAGGCGGCAAAATCGTGCCGAGCCGCACCTCGGGCAACTGCGCCAAGCATCAACGGCAACTGGCGGTGGCGATCAAGCGCGCGCGGGTGATCGCGCTGCTGCCATTCTCGACGCTGGGAGTCTGAAGAATCGTCGCGTGACGCGCAAAGCTGTCATAGGGATGATTCGGGCGGCCGCGCTGGCGGGAGCATTCTTCCTCGCCGGCGGCGCGATTCCCGTGCTCGGCGGGATCGCGATGCTGTTCGCGCCGGCGCCGATCCTGATTTTCGCGGTGGGACGGCCGAGTCCGAATCTGCGCGCGATCATCGCGATGCTGCTGGCGGGCGCTTTCGTCGCGCTGCTGGCGGGTCCGATTGCCGGTATCGGGTACTTCGTCTCGTTCGGCCTCGCGACCGCGATCATGTGTTACATGCTCGAGCGCGGCAGCTCCTTCGAACGGATTGCGGGCGTCACGGCGGCTGCGATGGTCGCGGCGGTCGCAGCGGTCGCGCTGGCGTTCACCGGCGGCCCCGACGGCCTGATCAGGACGCTGCACGACGAACTCGCGCAGGGGATGGCTCGCGGGCAGGAGTTCTACAAATACTTCGGCGTCCAGCAGACGATCACCGCCGATACGCAGGCGAGCATCATCGCGACGACGATCCGGCTCAGCCCGGCGTTCCTGATCCTGCTCGCGGGATGCACCGCGCTGCTCAATCTGCGCGTTTTCTGGCGATGGGTCGGGCCGCAGCGGCTGCCCTACAGCCTGTTCGGCGATCTTTCGCGCTGGTCGGCGCCGGAATGGATGGTGTGGCTGCTGCTGGCGAGCGGGTTCGGATTGTTCATCCCGGTTAGCGGCGTGAGCGATCTGGCGCTCAGCGGCTTCATCGCGGTGGCGGCGATATATTTCTGCCAGGGGCTCGCGATCGTGGGCTTTTATTTTCATTCGCTGGCGGTGCCGGCGATCGTGCGGGCCATCATTTATTTCGTGGTATTCGCGCAGCCGGTCGTGGCCGGGGTTCTATGTATCGCCGGCATCTTCGACATGTGGATCGATTTCCGGCGGCTCAAGCCCCCCAGCCACGAAGCGGGCAACCTGGGCGATTTCTTCTAAGTGGAGATGGAAACGAGAGGCGATAGAAAATGAACCTGCAAGTCATACTCAACGAGGATCTTCCCAACCTGGGAAGGACCGGCGACGTGGTGAAGGTCCGCGCCGGGTACGCGCGCAACTATCTGCTGCCGCGCAAGCTCGCGGTCGAGGCGGATCAGAAGAATATCCGCGCCTTCGAGCATCAGAAGCGGATCGCGTCGCGGCGCCGCGAAGCCAAACGAACCGACGCGATGGCGATCAAGGCCAAAATCGAGGCGCTCGAAATCACCATCATGGCGCGCGCCGGCGAAGAGGGGAAACTGTTCGGCTCGGTCACCAACATCGACATCGAACGCGCCGTGCGCGAGAAGGGGGTTGATATCGAGCGGCGAAAAATCGTGCTGCCAGAGCCAATCAAGCAGCTTGGCGACTTCACCGTGCCGGTCAAGCTGGACGCGGAAGTCGAAGCGAACCTCAAAATAATCGTTGCGGCGCAGGCCGAATGAGGACTTGCCCGATATGATTAAACTCTACGACTACCTCATCTGCCCGTACGGCCAGAAGGTTCGCATCGCGCTGGCCGAGAAGGCCCTGTCATACGAACTGGTCACCGTCGATTTGCGCCTGAATGAGCATCGCAAGCCCGATTTCCTGCGGCTCAACCTGTTCGGCCGCGTGCCGGTGCTGGTCGACGACGATACCACCGTCTACGACTCGACCGTGATCAACGAGTATCTCGAGGACGAGTATCCGGAGCCGCCACTGTTTCCAGCGATCGGGATGAGCGCGATGCGCGCGCGGGCGCGCCTGCTCGAGGATTTCGCCGATTCGTCATTCACGCCGCAGGTGGGCCAGTTGATCGTCGAGGTTTCCAAGCCCGAGGCGGAGCGCGACCAGAATCGCGTCCAGCGGCTGCATCAGACGGTCGAGCGCGTGCTCGACTATCTTAATCACGAACTGCGCGGAAATAATTTCCTGGCGGGTGATTTCTCCGTCGCCGACATCGGATTCGCGCCGCGGATGCTGGTGCTTTCCGAGCTCGGGATCGACGTGGCGGCGAACAATCGGGCCAATATCGACGCATGGCTGAAGCGCTTGCTCGAGCGCGCGAGCATCAGGAACCTCGAGGGCGTCGCCGCGGAGGCTGTCGGCGGCGGATAGTCACGTAATTTTCGATATTGCTTTGTTCTGAAAGCTAACTCAGGCCGTCCGGCAATCCCGGGCGGCCTGCGCTGTTATGCGCGGACGAAAAGAGCTCCTGAGCGCTCGAAAATTTTTGATTTTCCCTCTGCCAACGCGTACCGCACCATCAAGCGGGTGAATCTTCGGCTTCGCGCCGGCTGAGACTGGGCGTACAGTCTAAGCGTCGATACCGCAGTCCAACGATTCTTGGGGGGATCATTCATGAAAAAGGCAGTAGCGAGTTTCCTTATGGTGGTGGTTTTGGTCATCGTGTTCTCGACCACGGGCGCCGCAGCCGATCCGACCAACACCAGCCTTGGTACCGGCGCACTCCTGGACAATCAAGGAGGTAGCGAAGTCACGGCGCTGGGATACAACGCGCTCTTCACCAAT
The DNA window shown above is from Candidatus Binatus sp. and carries:
- the rpsR gene encoding 30S ribosomal protein S18, whose amino-acid sequence is MADEERSERGGDRPRTEGGGGRYGGPRPDDRGEGRGGDSRGGMRRRPGGRRKVCRFCAEKSLKVDYKDVRTLASFITEGGKIVPSRTSGNCAKHQRQLAVAIKRARVIALLPFSTLGV
- a CDS encoding DUF2232 domain-containing protein; this translates as MTRKAVIGMIRAAALAGAFFLAGGAIPVLGGIAMLFAPAPILIFAVGRPSPNLRAIIAMLLAGAFVALLAGPIAGIGYFVSFGLATAIMCYMLERGSSFERIAGVTAAAMVAAVAAVALAFTGGPDGLIRTLHDELAQGMARGQEFYKYFGVQQTITADTQASIIATTIRLSPAFLILLAGCTALLNLRVFWRWVGPQRLPYSLFGDLSRWSAPEWMVWLLLASGFGLFIPVSGVSDLALSGFIAVAAIYFCQGLAIVGFYFHSLAVPAIVRAIIYFVVFAQPVVAGVLCIAGIFDMWIDFRRLKPPSHEAGNLGDFF
- the rplI gene encoding 50S ribosomal protein L9, whose product is MQVILNEDLPNLGRTGDVVKVRAGYARNYLLPRKLAVEADQKNIRAFEHQKRIASRRREAKRTDAMAIKAKIEALEITIMARAGEEGKLFGSVTNIDIERAVREKGVDIERRKIVLPEPIKQLGDFTVPVKLDAEVEANLKIIVAAQAE
- a CDS encoding glutathione S-transferase family protein, with the translated sequence MIKLYDYLICPYGQKVRIALAEKALSYELVTVDLRLNEHRKPDFLRLNLFGRVPVLVDDDTTVYDSTVINEYLEDEYPEPPLFPAIGMSAMRARARLLEDFADSSFTPQVGQLIVEVSKPEAERDQNRVQRLHQTVERVLDYLNHELRGNNFLAGDFSVADIGFAPRMLVLSELGIDVAANNRANIDAWLKRLLERASIRNLEGVAAEAVGGG